From the genome of Lawsonella clevelandensis, one region includes:
- the glmS gene encoding glutamine--fructose-6-phosphate transaminase (isomerizing): MCGIVGYVGTPGQSKPALGVVIDALRRMEYRGYDSAGIALLDGAGGIAVEKKAGKLDNLVAAVDAANLDKYPATTGIGHTRWATHGRPTDSNAHPHVDHQEKIAVVHNGIIENFAPLRAELEANGVEFSSETDSETVTHLLHAEYYGEGPNAGDFHASVMAVINKLEGAFTLVIAHADHPGTLIACRRSTPLVVGVGDHQMFLGSDVAAFIEHTREAVELGHDNVVTITADGYQITDFAGNPVEGHPFTIDWDLDAAEKGGYDYFMLKEIAEQPQALADTLRGHFIGGHIVLDEQRLSDDDLRQIEKIFVVACGSAYHSGLLAKYAIEHWTRVPVEIELASEFRYRDPVLGPDTLVLAISQSGETADTLEAVRHARSQKARVLAVCNTNGAQIPRESDAVLYTHAGPEIAVASTKAFLAQVIANYLVGLALAQARGTKYPDEVAATYRELEEMASKVEKVLEQTDHIRTIGRQFAGSNTILFIGRNVGYPVALEGALKLKELAYIHAEGFAAGELKHGPIALIDEGMPIVVIMPSPKGRAVLHSKMISNVKEVQARGATTIVIAEEGDDAVVPFADHIIRVPECSSLLQPLVSTVPLQMMAAEIATQRGYDVDKPRNLAKSVTVE; the protein is encoded by the coding sequence ATGTGTGGAATCGTTGGATACGTAGGCACCCCCGGCCAGTCTAAGCCCGCCCTCGGTGTTGTCATCGACGCGCTGCGCCGCATGGAGTATCGCGGCTACGACTCTGCCGGCATCGCCCTCCTCGACGGCGCCGGTGGCATTGCCGTCGAAAAGAAAGCCGGCAAACTTGACAACCTCGTTGCCGCAGTAGATGCCGCCAACCTGGACAAATACCCTGCTACCACCGGCATCGGCCACACCCGCTGGGCCACCCACGGACGCCCCACCGATAGCAACGCCCACCCCCACGTCGACCACCAGGAGAAGATCGCCGTCGTCCACAACGGCATCATCGAAAACTTCGCCCCGCTACGTGCCGAACTGGAGGCCAACGGAGTCGAATTCTCCTCCGAGACCGACAGCGAAACCGTCACTCACCTGCTACACGCCGAATACTATGGCGAAGGTCCCAACGCCGGAGACTTCCACGCCTCCGTAATGGCCGTCATCAACAAACTCGAAGGTGCCTTCACCCTCGTCATCGCCCACGCCGATCATCCCGGAACCCTCATAGCCTGCCGCCGGAGCACTCCGCTCGTCGTCGGCGTTGGTGACCACCAAATGTTCCTCGGCTCCGACGTCGCTGCCTTCATCGAACACACCCGAGAAGCCGTCGAACTCGGCCACGACAACGTCGTCACCATCACCGCCGATGGCTACCAGATCACCGACTTCGCCGGAAACCCTGTCGAAGGCCATCCCTTTACCATCGACTGGGACCTCGACGCAGCCGAAAAAGGTGGCTACGACTACTTCATGCTGAAGGAAATTGCCGAACAGCCGCAAGCACTCGCCGACACTCTCCGCGGCCACTTCATTGGCGGACACATCGTCCTCGATGAGCAGCGGCTCTCCGACGACGACCTCCGCCAGATCGAGAAGATCTTCGTCGTCGCCTGCGGCTCCGCCTACCATTCAGGGCTCCTCGCCAAATATGCCATCGAGCACTGGACACGCGTCCCCGTAGAAATCGAACTCGCCTCCGAATTCCGCTACCGCGACCCTGTCCTCGGCCCAGATACCCTCGTGCTGGCCATCTCCCAGTCCGGCGAAACTGCGGACACCCTGGAAGCCGTCCGCCACGCTCGTAGCCAAAAAGCCCGAGTGCTGGCAGTGTGCAATACCAATGGAGCGCAAATCCCGCGTGAATCCGATGCGGTTCTCTACACCCACGCCGGGCCCGAAATTGCGGTAGCCTCCACCAAAGCCTTCCTCGCACAGGTCATCGCCAACTACCTGGTGGGCCTAGCCCTTGCCCAGGCCCGTGGTACCAAATATCCCGATGAGGTAGCCGCCACCTACCGCGAGCTGGAAGAAATGGCCAGCAAAGTGGAGAAGGTTCTCGAACAGACCGACCACATCCGTACCATTGGCCGGCAGTTCGCTGGCAGCAACACCATCCTCTTCATCGGACGCAATGTCGGCTACCCGGTGGCGCTCGAAGGTGCCCTCAAACTCAAAGAACTTGCCTACATCCATGCGGAAGGTTTCGCCGCTGGTGAACTCAAGCATGGCCCCATCGCCCTCATCGACGAAGGAATGCCCATCGTCGTCATCATGCCGTCCCCCAAGGGCAGGGCAGTGCTGCACTCCAAGATGATTTCCAACGTCAAGGAAGTGCAGGCACGTGGCGCCACCACTATCGTCATCGCAGAAGAGGGTGACGATGCAGTGGTGCCCTTCGCTGATCACATCATCCGCGTTCCGGAATGCTCAAGCCTACTGCAGCCGCTGGTCTCCACCGTGCCGCTCCAGATGATGGCCGCCGAGATCGCCACCCAGCGCGGATACGATGTGGACAAGCCACGCAACCTAGCCAAATCCGTCACCGTCGAATAG
- a CDS encoding dienelactone hydrolase family protein, with the protein MATKLKKLVSDLSYIGPKRVMRGDLSDAHLEGVVFAPTGRTSVPTVIVIPDWLTPVGAYHELARHLASWGMACVVPKLKNNGLNDAADMTEQVAALVQTLRGVQLGNGTAQLDGDKVALLGHGLGGAVVAETAAKGVPLKAVVAAYPTEASPSPLEYTVRATVPALVITPEFPPLLSVDVSEDFAHSWGASVVMRKVPGCTRMGMTGNSLLERFGLSETNDKKPLRAQTALMTGYLWYQLTGEKDFKGFAALDSDIAGTEVVLTEQQENDDAAPKRSKRPFARLVR; encoded by the coding sequence GTGGCTACGAAATTGAAGAAACTAGTTTCTGATCTCTCTTACATTGGTCCGAAGCGCGTGATGCGCGGCGACCTGTCCGATGCCCATCTCGAGGGTGTCGTTTTCGCTCCGACGGGACGTACTTCGGTGCCTACTGTCATTGTTATTCCTGACTGGTTAACCCCGGTGGGCGCGTACCACGAGTTGGCACGCCATCTTGCTTCGTGGGGTATGGCCTGTGTGGTGCCCAAGTTGAAGAACAATGGGCTGAATGATGCTGCTGATATGACTGAGCAAGTGGCGGCGTTGGTGCAGACCTTGCGAGGTGTGCAGTTGGGTAATGGCACAGCGCAGTTGGATGGCGACAAGGTAGCATTGTTGGGCCATGGTCTGGGTGGTGCTGTGGTGGCAGAAACTGCTGCTAAGGGTGTGCCGTTGAAGGCTGTGGTTGCCGCCTATCCAACTGAGGCGTCACCGTCTCCGCTGGAGTACACGGTTCGTGCCACAGTTCCTGCTTTGGTGATTACTCCGGAGTTCCCGCCGCTGTTGTCGGTTGATGTGTCGGAGGATTTTGCTCATTCCTGGGGCGCGTCTGTGGTGATGCGGAAGGTTCCGGGTTGTACTCGTATGGGTATGACGGGGAATAGCTTGCTGGAGCGTTTTGGTCTTTCGGAGACGAATGACAAGAAGCCTTTGCGCGCGCAGACGGCGCTGATGACCGGCTACCTGTGGTACCAGTTGACGGGCGAGAAGGATTTCAAGGGTTTTGCGGCTCTGGATTCTGACATCGCTGGGACTGAAGTGGTGCTGACGGAGCAGCAGGAGAATGATGACGCTGCTCCGAAGCGGTCGAAGCGTCCGTTCGCCCGGTTGGTTCGTTAG
- the glmM gene encoding phosphoglucosamine mutase, giving the protein MARLFGTDGVRGLANDTLTPHLALQLGAAAAEVLAAHAVNGTGHPRVVLGRDPRISGEMLEAALAAGISSRGVDVDLLGVLPTPAVAFETAQRDAAFGVMISASHNPMPDNGIKFFAAGGHKLDDALEDEIEARLGSTHKTSPTGGDIGRINQAQTEAHEAYLEHLLSTRTHHLSGLTVVVDAANGAASYAAPEAYERAGATVIALHNEPNGLNINDNCGSTHMESLRDAVLSHGADLGLAHDGDADRCLAIDAEGNLVDGDQIMAIMAIAMKERGELADDTLVATVMSNLGLHLAMKEEGINLRCTAVGDRYVLEDLRAGDYSLGGEQSGHIVLPAYATTGDGVLTGLQLMDRMAATGQSLAELASVVTVLPQVLINVAVSDRDAVASDPAVVAATLAAEHDLGETGRVLLRASGTEQLVRVMVEAATEEQAQQVAGRLAEIVGSV; this is encoded by the coding sequence ATGGCACGACTTTTCGGTACCGACGGCGTTCGTGGTCTCGCGAACGACACCCTCACCCCGCATCTCGCTCTCCAACTGGGAGCGGCAGCTGCGGAAGTGCTCGCCGCCCATGCGGTGAATGGTACTGGACACCCCCGTGTCGTGTTAGGGCGCGATCCGCGCATCTCGGGAGAAATGCTGGAGGCTGCATTGGCGGCGGGTATCTCTAGCCGCGGTGTCGACGTCGACCTCCTAGGGGTGTTACCAACCCCCGCTGTAGCTTTCGAAACAGCTCAACGCGATGCCGCTTTTGGGGTCATGATCTCGGCCTCGCATAACCCTATGCCGGATAATGGCATCAAATTTTTTGCCGCGGGCGGCCACAAACTCGATGATGCGCTAGAAGACGAGATCGAGGCGCGTCTCGGCTCCACACACAAGACGTCCCCGACTGGGGGTGACATTGGGCGCATCAACCAGGCACAAACAGAAGCGCACGAAGCCTACCTAGAGCACCTTCTCTCCACTCGTACCCACCATTTGAGTGGTCTGACGGTTGTTGTTGATGCTGCCAATGGGGCTGCCTCATATGCCGCTCCGGAAGCTTATGAGCGAGCTGGCGCAACCGTCATCGCACTTCACAATGAGCCCAATGGCCTCAATATCAACGACAATTGCGGCTCCACTCACATGGAGAGCCTACGCGACGCAGTGCTGTCTCACGGCGCGGACCTCGGGTTGGCCCACGATGGAGACGCTGACCGCTGCCTAGCCATTGATGCAGAGGGCAACCTGGTAGACGGCGATCAGATTATGGCAATCATGGCCATCGCGATGAAAGAGCGCGGTGAACTTGCCGACGACACTCTAGTGGCTACCGTAATGTCCAATCTTGGGCTCCATCTGGCGATGAAAGAAGAAGGTATTAACCTGCGGTGCACAGCGGTGGGAGACCGGTATGTGCTGGAAGATCTGCGTGCTGGAGACTACAGTCTGGGCGGCGAACAGTCTGGGCATATTGTGCTACCCGCCTATGCGACCACTGGTGACGGCGTGCTGACTGGCCTGCAGTTGATGGACCGGATGGCGGCAACCGGGCAGAGTTTGGCAGAGCTCGCCAGCGTGGTGACGGTGCTGCCGCAGGTACTCATCAATGTGGCTGTCTCAGATCGTGATGCGGTGGCGTCGGATCCCGCAGTGGTTGCAGCGACACTCGCAGCCGAGCATGACCTGGGGGAGACCGGGCGGGTGCTGTTGCGGGCCTCCGGAACAGAACAGCTGGTACGTGTCATGGTGGAGGCTGCCACGGAAGAACAGGCTCAACAGGTGGCAGGTCGCCTCGCCGAGATTGTGGGGTCTGTGTAG
- the rpsI gene encoding 30S ribosomal protein S9 has product MAEENINNEVVAEDAVIDAASQEVAEELTADIAVDSIEVEVTPAAVSNPVQTVGRRKEAVVRVRMVPGTGQFVLNGRTLENYFPNKVHQQLVKSPLVLVEREEQFDIQANLRGGGPSGQAGALRLAIARALNVANPDDRPALKKAGFLTRDSRAVERKKAGLHKARRAPQYSKR; this is encoded by the coding sequence ATGGCCGAAGAGAACATCAACAACGAAGTCGTTGCAGAAGACGCCGTGATTGACGCTGCTTCCCAGGAAGTTGCGGAAGAGCTCACCGCCGACATCGCCGTCGACAGCATCGAGGTAGAGGTTACCCCTGCCGCCGTTTCCAACCCGGTCCAGACGGTTGGTCGCCGCAAGGAAGCCGTCGTGCGTGTTCGCATGGTTCCCGGCACCGGCCAGTTCGTGCTGAACGGCCGCACCCTGGAAAACTACTTCCCCAACAAGGTTCACCAGCAGCTCGTGAAGTCCCCGCTGGTTCTCGTTGAGCGCGAAGAGCAGTTCGACATTCAGGCTAACCTCAGGGGTGGTGGCCCTTCCGGCCAGGCCGGCGCACTACGTCTTGCTATCGCCCGTGCCCTGAACGTCGCTAACCCGGATGATCGTCCTGCCCTCAAGAAGGCTGGATTCCTCACCCGCGACTCCCGTGCTGTCGAGCGTAAGAAGGCCGGTCTGCACAAGGCTCGCCGTGCCCCGCAGTACTCCAAGCGTTAA
- the rplM gene encoding 50S ribosomal protein L13, producing MSTYAPKAGDVDRKWYVIDATDVVLGRLAVQTANLLRGKNKPTYAPNFDGGDFVVIINAEKVAVSANKREQVKLYRHSGYPGGLRADALGDMLDTNPAYVIEKAVKGMLPHNSLGRQMVKKLKVYAGPEHPHTAQQPVPYEIKQVAQ from the coding sequence TTGTCTACTTATGCACCTAAGGCTGGTGACGTCGACCGCAAGTGGTACGTCATTGATGCCACCGATGTGGTGCTGGGCCGCCTGGCTGTCCAGACCGCAAACCTGCTCCGTGGGAAGAACAAGCCCACCTATGCCCCCAACTTTGATGGCGGCGACTTTGTCGTCATCATCAACGCTGAAAAGGTCGCTGTTTCCGCTAACAAGCGCGAACAGGTCAAGCTGTACCGCCACTCCGGCTACCCGGGTGGTCTCCGCGCTGACGCCCTGGGCGACATGCTGGACACCAACCCCGCATACGTCATCGAGAAGGCTGTGAAGGGCATGCTCCCCCACAACTCTCTCGGACGTCAGATGGTGAAGAAGCTCAAGGTCTATGCTGGCCCCGAGCATCCCCACACCGCCCAGCAGCCCGTTCCCTACGAGATTAAGCAGGTGGCACAGTAA
- a CDS encoding WXG100 family type VII secretion target, whose protein sequence is MDTIRYDFASIEVSRMDIAQAASRLNTALGDLKAYLAPMVSTWEGEAADAYQAQQQKWDRAQEELNQVLDRIGVIVGQGNDAMNDTNRRAAASWM, encoded by the coding sequence GTGGATACCATTCGTTACGACTTCGCTTCCATCGAGGTCAGCCGCATGGACATCGCCCAGGCTGCTTCTCGCCTCAACACTGCCCTGGGTGACCTCAAAGCTTATCTTGCTCCCATGGTGTCGACCTGGGAAGGTGAAGCAGCTGATGCTTACCAGGCCCAGCAGCAGAAGTGGGATCGCGCACAGGAAGAACTCAACCAGGTTCTCGACCGCATCGGTGTGATCGTCGGCCAGGGTAACGATGCCATGAACGACACCAACCGTCGCGCTGCCGCCTCCTGGATGTAA
- a CDS encoding WXG100 family type VII secretion target, which translates to MVALNTQTDTMATAANHVVDIAQHVQQEMNGLQMRLGSLDAAWQGSAKMAFDQLMVRWQDAGRHLNESLNSIAETIRANSVAYQASQDDHLAQLNTLNI; encoded by the coding sequence ATGGTTGCTCTTAATACGCAGACTGACACTATGGCGACTGCGGCCAATCATGTTGTTGATATCGCACAGCACGTTCAGCAGGAGATGAATGGCCTGCAGATGCGTCTGGGGTCCCTGGATGCAGCCTGGCAGGGTTCCGCCAAGATGGCGTTCGACCAGCTTATGGTTCGTTGGCAGGATGCAGGCCGGCACCTCAACGAGTCCCTTAACAGCATCGCCGAGACCATCCGTGCCAACAGCGTTGCTTACCAGGCTTCCCAGGATGACCACCTGGCTCAGCTCAACACCCTTAACATCTAA
- the eccCa gene encoding type VII secretion protein EccCa produces MSSPAQLPDSATAVREHAAASPATFAPSGADGSANKKPRGVHGLVGFRAGATRFFHSRELPERTSDEVLSVDVELAPEIPTSGSQPLLPKLMPLVMVVGVLGSVIWMAKSGGRMSPMMLMFPVMMLASAGTMISTSLGGGNAMQEIARRRQEYLRYLADLDEDREEFHGLIRNEETLRFPPPERYRAYLNEHYLWNVRQDDDSFLCFRVGSGSVSTDDHFVFPELPREEDLEPVSVSALRLFSRTANTIDDMPIVVSVRGFSRCVVSGEKGKADSLFRAMLMTFFLTHHPEDCHVILACRDPQWPELLKWLPHTVRRSDCELYPFNLLHQPFDLREDVPQQGTTLLIADNIEFVNAYGSYFPHILAILPETEHTETGLHLEVDDEGVVHVWFHGESCPLGTADQLTPSVAAAIAWRLAGYTTAGSAAEDGGDDVDGDKPAADLFELLGMGSVENFLPERDWALKVGRDRLRVPIGLNDDGRSVYLDLKESAQGGMGPHGLCIGATGSGKSELLRTLVVGLIGSHSPEQVNVVLVDFKGGATFSGISGAPHVAALITNLSDDTLAVERMYAALEGELRRRQEILHAAGGFANIDEYVKARSRGQVDTDRFPHLPALLIIVDEFSELLAERPEFAELFVQIGRLGRSLHVHLLLASQRIDAGKLRGLESHLSYRIALKTFSVVESRSVIGTPDAFNLPQQPGAGYLLDGTDTLQKFRAFYVSGTLKRRSQRRVRTTQEILTEADNYLQIYGSKPLVGNPFGWSIETRQPVPMAVEGEEDDEPAQLTDSDGEERTIFHVLLNSFPSNVPRAHQVWLPPLPLYASAAECAELAIGAAVGTTMDELSHRGIVGLVDVPAEQIRTSMRVSLPTLNHALIVGTTQTGKSQALVTIASALAQENSPATLKMYAVDAGGGVLARLRILPQCASVCSTQNDEIMERTFAEIRQELRNRMAGAPIDQHIVLFIDGWAALVENTMEIEEKVRQLVREGLSYNIHLVLAASRWADVRAALRDSLTTRWELRLGDPADSVLGRKNAEKVPALPGRGMTPDGLHFLFALQDEKGLRAIATQWSQDAPVTPLALLPRIVSAGELGPVTASGKHGYRIPLGIEGDSLGEFVIDTGQEENILVVGDSSGKSTLLRIIVHRIAENIPATEAKMLVVDYRRQLLGECPSSHLAGYASTKQDVQDFIAQLTPLLESRMPAGVNDPQTLRDRSWWEGPDIFLIVDDYDLVATSSGNPLLGLLELLPYGRDIGLHMVVARRCTGFSRTSFEPIMSRIRELHPTVFVMNGTSEEGTIAGGRKARALPEGRTDVINSQGKHQVVQLAYLPVEENAE; encoded by the coding sequence ATGTCTTCACCTGCGCAGCTCCCCGATTCGGCCACAGCCGTTCGGGAACATGCTGCTGCCTCCCCTGCTACTTTCGCTCCTTCCGGAGCCGACGGATCCGCGAACAAGAAACCGCGGGGTGTGCACGGGCTCGTTGGCTTCCGCGCTGGAGCAACCCGCTTTTTCCATAGTCGTGAACTGCCGGAACGCACCAGCGACGAGGTTCTCTCAGTTGACGTTGAACTTGCGCCGGAGATCCCCACCTCGGGATCGCAGCCATTGCTGCCGAAGCTTATGCCGCTTGTCATGGTGGTGGGCGTGTTGGGTTCCGTTATTTGGATGGCGAAGTCCGGTGGCCGGATGAGCCCGATGATGCTGATGTTCCCCGTCATGATGCTGGCTTCCGCCGGCACCATGATCTCCACCAGCTTGGGTGGCGGCAATGCGATGCAAGAAATTGCCCGCCGGCGGCAGGAGTATCTGCGCTATTTGGCGGATTTGGATGAGGATCGGGAGGAATTCCACGGCCTGATTCGCAATGAGGAGACGCTGCGCTTCCCTCCCCCAGAGCGCTATCGTGCCTACCTTAACGAGCACTACCTGTGGAATGTGCGGCAGGATGATGACTCCTTCCTCTGCTTCCGGGTTGGAAGTGGTTCCGTCTCCACCGACGATCATTTTGTTTTTCCGGAGTTGCCGCGGGAGGAAGATCTGGAACCGGTCTCAGTGAGTGCGCTGCGACTGTTCTCCCGTACTGCTAACACCATCGACGACATGCCCATTGTGGTGAGTGTGCGCGGATTTAGCCGCTGTGTGGTGAGTGGGGAGAAAGGCAAAGCCGACAGCCTCTTTCGCGCCATGTTGATGACGTTCTTCCTTACCCACCATCCCGAGGACTGTCATGTCATATTGGCCTGCCGGGATCCCCAATGGCCAGAACTGTTGAAGTGGTTACCTCACACCGTCCGCCGCTCAGACTGTGAACTCTACCCCTTTAACCTTCTCCACCAGCCTTTTGACCTGCGTGAAGACGTTCCCCAGCAGGGGACGACGCTCCTTATTGCTGATAACATCGAGTTCGTCAACGCCTACGGTTCTTACTTTCCTCATATCCTCGCCATTCTCCCGGAGACGGAACATACCGAGACGGGTCTTCACTTGGAGGTTGATGATGAGGGTGTCGTGCATGTGTGGTTCCATGGAGAATCCTGTCCTCTCGGTACTGCTGACCAACTGACTCCCTCCGTAGCGGCGGCCATTGCGTGGCGGCTCGCTGGGTATACCACTGCGGGGAGTGCCGCCGAGGACGGTGGGGATGACGTCGATGGGGATAAGCCGGCTGCTGATCTTTTTGAACTGTTGGGAATGGGATCGGTAGAGAACTTCCTGCCAGAACGAGACTGGGCCTTGAAAGTGGGTCGAGATCGGCTCCGTGTTCCCATCGGTCTGAATGACGACGGACGTTCGGTCTACCTTGACCTCAAAGAATCGGCACAGGGCGGTATGGGGCCGCATGGCCTCTGTATTGGCGCGACGGGCTCCGGTAAATCGGAACTGCTGCGCACCCTGGTAGTCGGCCTCATCGGGTCACATAGCCCCGAACAAGTTAACGTGGTTCTTGTCGATTTTAAAGGTGGCGCAACTTTCTCCGGCATTTCTGGAGCGCCTCACGTAGCAGCACTCATCACCAACCTGTCAGATGACACCCTGGCAGTTGAGCGTATGTACGCTGCGTTAGAAGGCGAACTACGACGTCGCCAGGAGATCCTCCACGCCGCCGGCGGCTTCGCGAACATTGACGAGTATGTCAAGGCTCGCTCGCGTGGACAGGTGGATACGGATCGTTTTCCGCATCTCCCCGCTCTCCTGATCATTGTGGATGAATTCTCTGAACTGTTGGCGGAGCGCCCTGAGTTCGCGGAGCTCTTTGTTCAGATCGGCCGTCTGGGTCGTTCGCTGCACGTACATCTGCTGCTCGCATCACAGCGTATTGATGCCGGCAAACTGCGTGGTCTGGAATCCCACTTGTCCTATCGCATCGCCCTGAAGACCTTCTCAGTGGTCGAGTCCCGTTCCGTTATCGGTACTCCGGATGCCTTCAACCTGCCGCAGCAGCCAGGTGCCGGATATCTCCTGGATGGCACCGACACGCTGCAGAAATTCCGGGCTTTCTACGTTTCAGGCACTCTCAAGAGGCGGTCGCAACGACGGGTACGCACCACGCAAGAGATCCTTACCGAAGCAGATAACTACCTCCAGATTTATGGATCAAAACCATTGGTGGGAAATCCTTTTGGGTGGTCTATTGAAACGCGTCAGCCGGTGCCGATGGCTGTTGAAGGAGAGGAAGACGACGAACCTGCCCAGCTCACCGACAGTGACGGGGAAGAACGCACTATTTTCCATGTGCTGCTCAACAGCTTCCCCTCTAATGTGCCACGAGCCCACCAGGTGTGGCTGCCGCCGCTACCTCTGTACGCGAGTGCCGCCGAATGTGCAGAGTTGGCGATCGGTGCCGCTGTGGGAACAACCATGGACGAACTGTCCCACCGAGGCATTGTCGGTCTCGTTGATGTACCAGCAGAGCAGATACGCACGTCTATGCGTGTTTCGCTTCCCACGCTCAACCACGCTCTCATCGTCGGGACCACACAGACTGGAAAGTCGCAGGCACTCGTTACCATTGCGAGCGCTCTCGCCCAGGAGAACTCTCCGGCGACACTCAAGATGTACGCTGTTGACGCTGGTGGTGGAGTGCTTGCACGGCTGCGGATACTCCCGCAGTGTGCCTCTGTCTGCTCAACGCAAAATGACGAAATCATGGAGCGTACCTTCGCAGAGATCAGGCAAGAACTGCGAAATCGGATGGCCGGTGCCCCCATCGATCAACATATTGTGTTGTTCATTGACGGTTGGGCAGCTCTCGTCGAGAACACTATGGAGATCGAGGAGAAGGTGCGGCAGCTGGTACGGGAAGGCCTCTCGTACAATATTCACCTCGTTCTCGCCGCATCTCGCTGGGCAGATGTCCGTGCCGCTCTGCGTGACTCCCTTACCACCCGGTGGGAGCTGCGCTTGGGCGATCCCGCAGACTCTGTCCTAGGCCGCAAGAATGCAGAAAAAGTTCCGGCGCTGCCAGGCCGCGGTATGACCCCAGATGGTCTCCATTTCCTCTTCGCACTACAAGATGAGAAAGGCCTGCGTGCTATCGCCACACAGTGGTCGCAGGACGCTCCGGTAACCCCATTGGCACTCCTACCACGAATAGTCTCCGCCGGGGAACTGGGACCCGTCACCGCCTCTGGCAAGCACGGCTACCGCATCCCACTGGGTATTGAGGGCGACAGCTTAGGTGAATTTGTTATCGATACGGGGCAGGAGGAGAACATCCTTGTGGTGGGTGACTCCTCCGGCAAATCAACGTTGCTCCGTATCATCGTTCACCGTATCGCGGAGAATATCCCCGCCACCGAAGCGAAGATGCTGGTGGTCGATTACCGTCGCCAGCTGCTCGGTGAGTGCCCATCCAGCCATCTGGCCGGTTACGCCTCCACTAAGCAGGATGTGCAGGACTTCATCGCGCAGCTGACGCCACTGCTGGAATCCCGCATGCCGGCTGGTGTGAACGACCCGCAGACGCTGCGTGACCGTAGCTGGTGGGAGGGTCCGGACATTTTCCTCATTGTGGATGATTATGATCTGGTGGCTACCAGTTCTGGTAACCCTCTGCTGGGGCTTCTCGAACTTCTGCCGTACGGGCGAGACATTGGCCTGCACATGGTGGTTGCACGCCGCTGCACTGGTTTCTCCCGTACCTCCTTCGAACCCATCATGTCGCGTATCCGCGAATTGCATCCCACCGTTTTCGTGATGAACGGTACTTCTGAGGAAGGCACCATTGCCGGTGGTCGCAAGGCCCGTGCACTGCCTGAGGGTCGTACAGACGTGATTAATAGCCAGGGTAAGCACCAGGTGGTGCAGTTGGCCTACCTCCCGGTAGAGGAGAATGCTGAATGA